The Thermoproteales archaeon sequence ATGTAAGTACGTATGCTCAGTCGATTGGAAGAAGTGATAAAGCATCTAAAAAGGAAAGAATTGCCGTTAATATTGAAAATACAGACGACGATCATTAAAGCTATGGAAGATTTTATGATTTCTAAAGGATTTGTGCAGTTAATGCCCATCATAACCTCGAAAATTACAGACCCGCTGGGTCCCGATCCTGGCAGTTCTGTAGTAGCCTTTCCAAAAATAAGATATTATGACATGGAGCTAGTCTTAACTCAGAGCATGATTTTGCATAAACAATTAGCCTTGCTTACTGGTTTAGAAAAGATATTCATTATGTCGCCAAATATTCGACTCGAGAATAAGCTTAGAAAATCAACAGGTAAGCATTTGTTTGAGTTTACGCAGATGGATTTTGAAATTGCTTACGGAAGTATGAAAGAAGTAATGTCGCTAACTGAAGATTTAGTATGTGAAATTATTTCTAGAGTACTGAAAGAGAACAGGGAGGAGCTCGAGCTTCTAGGTAGGAAACTCGAAGTTCCTCCGAAGCCTTTCAAGGTTTATACAACACATGAGCTAGAGGAGAAATATGGTAAGGATTGGGAAGTCTTAGCATCTCTAGATCATAAATATCCATTCTGGGCTGTATGCTTTAAGCGAGAATTTTATGACCGGGAAGATCCCGAAAAGCCAGGTCATTATAGGAACTACGATTTAATATATCCAGAAGGATTCGGGGAGGGCTTATCGGGCGGTGAGAGAGAATGGCAATATGATAGAATAATTTCAAGAATAAGGAGGGATGGCTTGGATCTTAGTAGGTTCAAAGAGTATCTATACGTTGCCAGGAGAGGCTTACTAATTCCTAGCGCTGGAGCTGGTATTGGAGTTGAAAGACTCGTTAGGTTTATTACAGGAGCAAAACATGTAGGTGATGTTCAGCCTTTCCGAAGAGTCCCCGGCGAACCTGTATACCTATAGTTTTCTCTATTTTAATCAAATAATAAAATAATTTTATCATTAAACAATATGAAATACGAAATTATTCAATTTTAAAGCAGTATCTTTATAATGTGCCATTTTTTATATACCGTATGGCAGCGGACATATTATTAGAGATTTTCGTACTCTTTTTCCTGATACTGGTGGCTCCAGTATTATCAAGGTTTTTAAAGCTTCCAGTGATAGTTACTGAGATAATTTTAGGAATTATCGTTGGGCCAAATATACTTGGCATTTTGTCAGATACTGAATGGCTTTATACTATGGCTTTGATAGGCTTTATCTACCTAATGTTTGTGGTCGGTTTAGAAGTCGAATTAAACCTTTTGAAAGCTAACATAGGAAAAGTTTTAATGATAACAAT is a genomic window containing:
- a CDS encoding asparagine synthetase: MPLILKIQTTIIKAMEDFMISKGFVQLMPIITSKITDPLGPDPGSSVVAFPKIRYYDMELVLTQSMILHKQLALLTGLEKIFIMSPNIRLENKLRKSTGKHLFEFTQMDFEIAYGSMKEVMSLTEDLVCEIISRVLKENREELELLGRKLEVPPKPFKVYTTHELEEKYGKDWEVLASLDHKYPFWAVCFKREFYDREDPEKPGHYRNYDLIYPEGFGEGLSGGEREWQYDRIISRIRRDGLDLSRFKEYLYVARRGLLIPSAGAGIGVERLVRFITGAKHVGDVQPFRRVPGEPVYL